One Triplophysa rosa linkage group LG9, Trosa_1v2, whole genome shotgun sequence genomic window carries:
- the LOC130559049 gene encoding cytochrome c oxidase assembly protein COX16 homolog, mitochondrial: protein MWNQFRKLQNNRTVKYGVPMLLLVVGGSFGLREFTQIRYDAQKIRKKLDPTLEARVNTQKQTVILQEEYEKLKDVNLKNWRNIRGPRPWEDSKEYQEQQRARLNKGT from the exons ATGTGGAATCAATTTCGTaaactacaaaataacagaacCGTGAAATATGGCGTCCCGATGCTG CTGTTGGTCGTGGGAGGGTCGTTTGGTTTGAGAGAATTCACACAGATTCGTTATGATGCGCAGAAGATCCGAAAGAAG CTGGACCCTACCCTGGAGGCGCGAGTAAACACTCAAAAACAGACAGTCATACTTCAGGAAGAGTATGAG AAACTGAAGGATGTGAACTTGAAGAATTGGAGGAACATCCGTGGCCCGCGTCCATGGGAAGATTCTAAAGAGTACCAGGAACAACAGCGAGCACGACTCAATAAAGGCACATAG